In the genome of Streptomyces sp. Tu 3180, the window TCGCCCTCGGCGGTGCCGGCCAGGATGTCGGCGAGTGCCTGGACGCCCGGGTTGTGGCCGATCAGGAGGACGTTCTGCGCGTCGTCGGGGGTTTCGTTGAGCAGGGCGATCAGCTCGCCGGGCGAGGCCTCGTAGACCCGCTCCTCGTAGACGGTCTTCGGTCGCTGCGGGAACTCCTGGACCGCGAGCTTCCAGGTCTCCCGGGTCCGGACCGCGGTGGAGCACAGGGCCAGGTCGAAGGCGATGCCGGTGTCGGCGAGCTTGCGTCCGGCGACTGCGGCGTCCATGCGGCCCCGCTCCGCGAGCGGGCGCTCGTGGTCGGACACCGGGGGCCAGTCGGCTTTCGCATGCCGGAAAAGGACAATCCTGCGGGGTTCTGCGACGCTCATGGCACCCAGCTTCGCATGAAACAGGCCACGGGGCGCAGGGAGTTGACGGCCGCCTCCGGGGCGTTCAGCGGGCCATGAGCTGCCGTGCGCGCTCGACGAGGTGGGTGATCGCGGGCTCCCCCGCGGCGGCGTGGGCGTCGGAGGGGTTCAGGACCAGGGCGAGCAGCGCGACGAAGGCGAGCACGGGCAGGGCGAGGGCCCACCACGGCAGCCTGGTGTCGACGCCGCCCCGGGGGGCCGGATGGGGCCGGGTGTGCGTGCGCGCCGACATGGGGGGCCTCCGTCCTTCGGATGGTCCGTGACCGCGTCTCGCGGTCACATCTCGAAGGTACGGATCCCCCGGGCTTCAACCCATCCGGTGATCCACCCACTTGACCCTGAGCCTGACCCCCTAGGGGATGGGGGTGCTAGCCCCACCACGGCCGCCCGGACGGGGCGGCGGGGGCCGTCACGGCGCGAGGACGGTCGCGATCACGCCGATGACGATGAAGATGGCGAAGAACGCGCCGAAGACGAGCAGCATCTTCTTCTGGCCGTTCTGCGGGTTCGGGTCGAGGACTGGCATGGGACAAGTCTCGCATCCTCCGCCCCGCGGCGGCTCCCGGGGTCGGACGGGAACGCGCGTTCACTCCCCCGTGGGGCGGGGCCGGCGGGCCGCCTCCTCCTCGACCGTGCGGTCGCGGCCGGCCAGGACGCCCGCGATCGTCTGCGGGACCATCAGGCAGGCCATCAACGCGATCGGCAGCCCCCAGCCGCCGCTGTGCTGGTGGAGCACGCCCACCAGGAGCGGCCCCGGGATGGAGATCAGGTAGCCGGTGCTCTGCGCGAAGGCCGACAGCCGGGCCACGCCCGCGCCGGTCCGGGCCCGCATCCCGACCATGGTGAGCGCCAGGGGGAAGGCGCAGTTGGCGACGCCCAGCAGCAGCACCCAGGCCCAGGCGCCGGCGGCCGGTGCGAGGTACAGGCCGGCGTACCCGGCGAGGCCGCTCACGCCCAGCACGAGCACGATGGGCCCCTGGTGGGGCAGCCGCGCGGCGAGACGCGGTATGACGAAGGCCAGCGGCACCCCCATCACCATGAGGACCGCGAGCATCAGTCCGGCCGTGTCCGCGGGCACGCCCGCGTCCCGGAAGATCTGCGCCATCCAGCCCATGGTGATGTAGGCGGCGGTCGCCTGGAGCCCGAAGAAGACGGCCAGCGCCCAGGCGGTGCGGCTGCGCGTGACGCGCGGCGCGGGCGTCTGCGCGCCGTCGGGTGCCCCCCGCCGCACGCGCCCGCCGGGGGCCCGTCCGGCCGGCGCCGTGCTCCGCTCCCGCACGAACGGGATCCACGGCAGCGCGGCGGCCGCGGCGAGGGCCGCCCACAGGGCGAGGCCCGACCGCCAGTCGCCGCCCACGGCGTCGGTCAGCGGAACGGTCACCGCGGCCGCCGCCGCGGCGCCCAGGGCGAGGGCCATCGTGTACAGACCGGTCATGGAGCCGACCCGGTCGGGGAAGTGGCGCTTGACGATGACCGGCATCAGGACGTTGCTGACGGCGATGCCCATCAGCGCGAGGGCGGTGGCGGCCAGGAAGCCCGCGGTGCCGCCCGTGAAGGGGCGGACCAGCAGGCCGGCGCCGATGGCGGCCATGCCGGCGCACACCACCGCGCCGGCGCCGAAGCGCCGGGCCAGCCGGGGCGCGGCGACCCCGAAGACGGCGAAGCACAGCGGGGGCACCGAGGTGAGCAGTCCGGCCATGCTGCCGCTCATGCCGAGCCCCTCGCGGACCTCCTCGAGCAGTGCGCCCAGGCTGGTGACGGCGGGACGGAGGTTCAGCGCGGCCAGCACGACGCCGGCGACGAGCAGCCGGGCGGTCCACGCACGCGCGGCGCCGTCCCCGGGCCCGGGGACCCCAGGCGTGACCGGAGCGCGTGCGGTCGTGGACTCGAGCGTCCGGGTTTCCTCGCCAGTCATGCGGCTCATCATAGAATCATAGGATGATTGGTTGTCCAGGTTGCTGCTGCCGGGATTGCCGTCCGGTGCCCCTGTCGTGCGAAGGTGGGCCATGCCTCTGAGCCATCCGCGTCGTTCGGCGCTGTCCGAGCAGGTCATCGCCGCGCTGCGGGCCCAGATCACCTCGGGCGAGTGGCCGGTCGGCTCGCGCATCCCCACCGAGCCGGAGCTGGTCGAGCAGCTGGGCGTCGCCCGCAACACGGTCCGCGAGGCCGTCCGCGCGCTCGCGCACAACGGGCTGCTGGACATCCGCCAGGGCTCGGGCACGTACGTGGTGGCCACGAGCGAGCTGGCCGGCGTGATGCACCGCCGCTTCGCCGGCGCCGACCCCCGGCACGTCGCCGAGCTCCGCTCCACCCTGGAGTCGGCCGCGGCGCGGCTGGCCGCACAGCGGCGCACGGAGAAGGACCTCAAACAGCTCGACACGCTGCTGCTGCGCCGCGAGGAGGCCTGGGAGTCGGGCGAGGCGGAGGCGTTCGTGGCGGCGGACGCGACGTTCCACCTGGCCGTCGTGGCCGCCTCGCACAACGACGTGATGACCGCGATGTACGCGGACCTGGGCGAGGTGCTGAGGGACTGGCTGCGCGACGACGTGGGCGGGGAGCTGACCCCGGAGACGCGCATGGACCACGGGCGGCTGGTGGACGCGATCCGCGCGGGCGACGGGGCGACGGCGGCCGAGGAGGCCGCCGCCTATCCGCTGGCGTGCCGGCCGGGGCGGTTCGGTCCCTCCACCACCGGTGGCTGACGGCCCGCCGGTGGCCGCCCCGGTCCGTGCCCCGGCGGGTGCACGCGTGCGCCCCCTCGCCCCGTACCGGGGCAGGGCGGGCGCAGGGGCGACGGCGACGGCCGCCGAGCCGGACGGGTGACACGCCGAGGGCCCGCGCCCTCTCGGGACGCGGGCCCTCGCGAGGCGTCCGGTCAGGCGCCGATGGCGTGCAGACCGCCGTCGACGTGGACGATCTCGCCCGTGGTCTTCGGGAACCAGTCGCTCAGCAGGGCGACGACACCGCGGCCGGCCGGCTCCGGGTCCTTCAGGTCCCACTCCAGCGGGGCGCGGGTGTCCCAGACGGAGGCCAGTTCGGCGAAGCCCGGGATGGACTTGGCGGCCATGGAGCCGAGCGGACCCGCCGAGACGAGGTTGCAGCGGATGTTCTGCTTGCCCAGGTCACGGGCCATGTAGCGGCTGGTCGCCTCCAGGGCGGCCTTGGCGGGGCCCATCCAGTCGTACTGCGGCCAGGCGTACTGCGCGTCGAAGGTGAGGCCGACGACGGAGCCGCCGTTCTGCATCAGCGGCAGGCAGGCCATGGTCAGCGACTTCAGGGAGAACGCCGAGACGTGCATGGCCGTGGCCACGGACTCGAACGGCGTGTTGAGGAAGTTGCCGCCGAGCGCGTCCTGCGGCGCGAAGCCGATGGAGTGCACGACGCCGTCGAGACCGCCGAGCTCCTCGCCGACGACGTCGGCCAGGCGGCCGAGGTGCTCGTCGTTGGTGACGTCGAGCTCGATGACCTTGGCGGGCTTCGGCAGCTTCCTGGCGACGCGCTCGGTCAGCGTGGGCCGGGGGAACGCGGTCAGGATGACCTCGGCGCCCTGCTCCTGGGCCAGCTTGGCGGTGTGGAAGGCGATGGAGGCCTCCGTCAGCACACCGGTGATCAGGACGCGCTTGCCCTCGAGAATTCCGCTCATGGTGATCAGTGACCCATTCCCAGTCCGCCGTCAACGGGGATGACGGCTCCAGTGATGTACGAGGCGTCGTCCGAGGCGAGGAACCGCACCGTCGCGGCGATCTCCTCCGGCTGCGCGTACCGGCCGAGCGGCACCTGCGACACGATGTTCGCGCGCTGCTCGTCGGTGAGCACCTTGGTCATGTCGGTGTCGACGAAGCCGGGCGCGACGACGTTGAA includes:
- a CDS encoding histidine phosphatase family protein encodes the protein MSVAEPRRIVLFRHAKADWPPVSDHERPLAERGRMDAAVAGRKLADTGIAFDLALCSTAVRTRETWKLAVQEFPQRPKTVYEERVYEASPGELIALLNETPDDAQNVLLIGHNPGVQALADILAGTAEGDARERMNRLGYPAAAFAVLSFTGSWKSLEPGVATLLDYWAPTG
- a CDS encoding MFS transporter, which codes for MMSRMTGEETRTLESTTARAPVTPGVPGPGDGAARAWTARLLVAGVVLAALNLRPAVTSLGALLEEVREGLGMSGSMAGLLTSVPPLCFAVFGVAAPRLARRFGAGAVVCAGMAAIGAGLLVRPFTGGTAGFLAATALALMGIAVSNVLMPVIVKRHFPDRVGSMTGLYTMALALGAAAAAAVTVPLTDAVGGDWRSGLALWAALAAAAALPWIPFVRERSTAPAGRAPGGRVRRGAPDGAQTPAPRVTRSRTAWALAVFFGLQATAAYITMGWMAQIFRDAGVPADTAGLMLAVLMVMGVPLAFVIPRLAARLPHQGPIVLVLGVSGLAGYAGLYLAPAAGAWAWVLLLGVANCAFPLALTMVGMRARTGAGVARLSAFAQSTGYLISIPGPLLVGVLHQHSGGWGLPIALMACLMVPQTIAGVLAGRDRTVEEEAARRPRPTGE
- a CDS encoding SGM_5486 family transporter-associated protein, whose translation is MPVLDPNPQNGQKKMLLVFGAFFAIFIVIGVIATVLAP
- the fabI gene encoding enoyl-ACP reductase FabI; translation: MSGILEGKRVLITGVLTEASIAFHTAKLAQEQGAEVILTAFPRPTLTERVARKLPKPAKVIELDVTNDEHLGRLADVVGEELGGLDGVVHSIGFAPQDALGGNFLNTPFESVATAMHVSAFSLKSLTMACLPLMQNGGSVVGLTFDAQYAWPQYDWMGPAKAALEATSRYMARDLGKQNIRCNLVSAGPLGSMAAKSIPGFAELASVWDTRAPLEWDLKDPEPAGRGVVALLSDWFPKTTGEIVHVDGGLHAIGA
- a CDS encoding FadR/GntR family transcriptional regulator, with the protein product MPLSHPRRSALSEQVIAALRAQITSGEWPVGSRIPTEPELVEQLGVARNTVREAVRALAHNGLLDIRQGSGTYVVATSELAGVMHRRFAGADPRHVAELRSTLESAAARLAAQRRTEKDLKQLDTLLLRREEAWESGEAEAFVAADATFHLAVVAASHNDVMTAMYADLGEVLRDWLRDDVGGELTPETRMDHGRLVDAIRAGDGATAAEEAAAYPLACRPGRFGPSTTGG